One segment of Clavelina lepadiformis chromosome 2, kaClaLepa1.1, whole genome shotgun sequence DNA contains the following:
- the LOC143447487 gene encoding uncharacterized protein LOC143447487: MYVPLVLYLICIVVVSPPTIGLQTFNLCQPHYKKGEYFIPPPEPCLHKKHTAVHQCAATICDPSHRLIDIEVFVCRTFITTSIATHYFFGSKSHDDSTVAGPAPNPHACDLWRRTLQAPNVGELKQQNEFTWATRNKVKRSCSWPSTTTTRTINGILNKSILKYDPITQKLMSSIATLSKCQVSSGSCIVGARTFIWKFKQTFQCPQTVPQGVHKLLLHYHKEHLYRVQIKALGISVHRRAKCAEKTFQCYSQNAICTPTGLILVPQNCSELAALEFYKPATAKQQPNDVYSHSSSSEAGALARFMTESNDNMADHVSNLVDDIHYVECQVETLVSSLYALVARQYPGETLTAISGQKKAAVTIGDLITEIQCYPVSGTVLRSLVYKGPFSARPLVEFFYNNGSKTLGQIYRDGNLYRGVRYVESYVPGRIFSFNIGNQFYQFENYSLDFETFIDDYPSEEDQGFEDIQNMLVSMSHFKLAHDKFYHFLDANTDQTRDYDFSSVRHTIENTFSNVFLSVLSSITNPVLGGILVILLFMAMFWGFVLITWAIKFYRGHVVDLARSLISRVRRIRQPAMEENVPPDDAPENREDLVVTQAVRHTDENPNEPLYPNLRQH; this comes from the coding sequence ATGTACGTGCCACTTGTCTTGTACTTGATTTGCATAGTTGTGGTCTCCCCACCGACAATTGGCTTACAAACTTTTAACCTGTGTCaaccacattacaaaaagggAGAATATTTTATACCTCCGCCGGAACCATGTTTGCATAAGAAGCATACTGCAGTTCACCAATGCGCAGCCACAATTTGTGATCCTAGTCACCGCCTAATCGACATCGAGGTTTTTGTATGCCGTACGTTCATCACTACCTCAATAGCAAcccattatttttttggaTCCAAGAGTCACGATGATAGTACAGTAGCCGGACCTGCTCCTAACCCGCATGCTTGCGACCTTTGGAGGAGAACCCTTCAAGCACCCAATGTTGGAGAGTTGAAGCAGCAGAACGAGTTTACGTGGGCAACAAGAAATAAAGTTAAACGCAGCTGCAGCTGGCCTTCTACTACTACTACGCGAACAATCAATGGAATCCTCAACAAATCGATTTTGAAGTATGATCCGATAACGCAGAAGCTCATGTCGAGTATAGCCACATTATCGAAGTGCCAAGTGTCTTCGGGTTCCTGTATTGTGGGAGCCAGAACATTTATatggaaatttaaacaaacGTTTCAATGTCCTCAGACTGTTCCTCAGGGAGTCCATAAACTGCTACTACATTACCACAAAGAACATTTATACCGAGTGCAAATCAAAGCTCTTGGGATTAGTGTGCATCGTCGTGCAAAGTGTGCTGAAAAGACATTTCAATGCTACAGCCAAAACGCTATTTGCACGCCTACAGGATTGATTCTGGTTCCGCAAAATTGTTCGGAACTCGCAGCTTTAGAGTTTTACAAACCCGCGACAGCCAAACAGCAACCTAACGACGTATATAGCCACTCGTCAAGTTCGGAAGCCGGTGCCCTTGCAAGATTCATGACGGAAAGCAATGATAATATGGCTGACCATGTGTCTAATCTAGTGGACGATATACATTACGTAGAGTGTCAAGTTGAAACACTCGTATCATCTCTTTATGCGCTTGTCGCACGTCAATACCCCGGGGAAACCTTAACCGCAATTAGCGGACAGAAAAAAGCAGCAGTCACCATCGGTGACCTTATAACAGAAATTCAATGTTACCCAGTATCGGGAACCGTATTACGAAGTCTGGTGTATAAGGGTCCGTTTTCTGCTAGGCCCTTAGTGGAATTCTTCTATAATAATGGATCCAAAACGCTCGGTCAAATCTACCGAGACGGCAATCTTTATAGAGGAGTTCGATATGTAGAATCCTATGTTCCTGGTCGCATTTTCTCATTTAACATTGGTAAccaattttatcaatttgagAATTACTCTCTTGATTTTGAGACTTTTATAGATGACTATCCTTCAGAAGAAGACCAAGGATTTGAAGACATCCAAAATATGCTAGTATCGATGAGCCATTTCAAGCTCGCACATgataaattttaccatttccTAGATGCAAATACTGATCAAACTAGAGATTACGATTTCTCTAGCGTCAGACACACAATCGAGAATACCTTCTCCAATGTATTTTTGAGTGTTTTATCTTCTATCACAAATCCTGTTTTAGGCGGGATATTGGTTATTTTACTATTCATGGCAATGTTTTGGGGCTTTGTCTTAATCACTTGGGCAATTAAGTTTTACAGAGGCCATGTAGTCGACTTGGCACGATCTCTCATCTCTCGTGTCCGTCGCATCCGTCAGCCAGCCATGGAAGAAAACGTCCCTCCCGACGATGCTCCAGAAAACAGAGAGGACTTAGTTGTAACGCAAGCGGTCCGGCATACCGACGAAAACCCCAATGAACCGTTATACCCTAATTTACGTCAGCATTAG
- the LOC143447064 gene encoding dynein light chain 2, cytoplasmic, translated as MSDRKAVIKNADMAEDLQQDAVDCATQAMEKFNIEKDIAAYIKKEFDKKYNPTWHCICGRNFGSYVTHETKHFVYFYLGQVAILLFKSG; from the exons ATGTCGGATAGAAAAGCAGTCATAAAAAATGCAGATATGGCAGAAGACTTGCAACAAGATGCAGTTGACTGTGCTACACAG GCAATGGAAAAGTTTAACATAGAAAAGGATATTGCTGCTTACATAAAAAAAGAATTTGACAAGAAATACAACCCAACATGGCATTGCATTTGTGGAAGGAATTTTGGAAGTTATGTTACTCATGAAACAAAGCATTTCGTATACTTTTATCTTGGACAAGTAGCGATTCTACTTTTTAAGTCTGGATAG